A window of Macrotis lagotis isolate mMagLag1 chromosome 1, bilby.v1.9.chrom.fasta, whole genome shotgun sequence genomic DNA:
ccattttcctcttctgtggaATGTCTCTCTTATCTTTGGAGGCTGAACCAGGAGTAACAAGAAGTATTTGTTAGGATATTCTTCATTATCTAAGTTTGCTTACTCAGCATGAAGATTGGGGTTCACAGGCTCATATAAAATCACCCCTCCATCCCCCAACATATGCACACACTCCCAGCCCtcacacacccatacacacatTTTTCTCCAGGGTACACAATTCAGAGATGGCCTTTCCAGTTGGGGTTTTCTGTGTCCCTTACCTGGATCATCCTCATCCCTAGGAACTTTCTTAAAGCAGTCATTGAGAGACAGGTTATGCCGAATGGAGTTCTGCCAGCCAGCCTTGCTCTTGTTGTAGAAGGGGAAGTTGTCTGCCACGTACTGGTAGATCTGGCTGAGGGTCAACCGTTTGTCTGGGGCGCCGTGGATGGCCATGGCAATCAGGGCTGAGTAGGAGTAGGGTGGCCGCACCAACTTCATTAGCTCTTCCTGGGAAGGGATGGGGAGCCAACCCAGGTCCGTAGCCCCGAGACCATTGGGCAGCAGCTGTCTCTGCATGCCATAAGACTGAGGGAGGAATGGTCCGGGGTTGGAGCCCGGGAGGTAGGGCGGAGGGGTGATGGCCGGCCCATTCAGCCAGAGGTAAGGGTTTGGTGTGGCCCCGTAGTCCCCGCTGCTGTCATAGCCCGAAGGTCGCTGGGGACTGGGTATGTTCTGTGGGTGAAAGAAGTTCTCATAATAGATGTTCATCTCGGGGGGTTCCTGGCCAATGTTGGGGAACTGGGGGCTGCAGCGGGGTGGGGAATGCGCCTGGAGATCGAAGGAGCTCATGTTCTGCCTGCTGGGGACCCGAGGCCCCTCCTGAGCCACGGAGCACCGGGGCGAGGCTGTTCCTGGAACAGGTGCAGCAGCTGGACCCAGGCCCCACTACTTATACACCTGTGCTGTGTTTAGCCTTGGGCTCATGCTCCACCCCAGGGCAGCAGGGACTGGCTGGAGATCGGGCTGATAGGGAGCCCCTTGCCTTGGGGGAAGGTTGGCTGGCTGGCCGAGGAAAGCGCCTCAGTCACCCCCTCCTAGTCTCGGGCTGCTTCCTCGCTACTGATGAATGAGGGGAATTTCCCCCCAACAGCACCCAAGACTGGAAGTCTCCTGGAACAATACTGTGAAGCCTGGACAGCTCTCTCCCACTGGCTTATTAGAGCGGCTGTCTCGGACACCTaggatctgtgtgtgtgtgtgtgtgtgtgtgtgtgtgtgtgtgtgtctgtctgtctgtctgtctgtctgtctgtctgtctgtctgtctgtctttatcgttttctccctccctctccatctctctcactgaatccatctctccctttctccttccctccaccGCCTCCACTGAATCTCTCTGCGTGTCCTTCAgtctctctatctcttcattCTTCAAAGGCAATCAagcactttctctctctttgtttctctttgcctctgtctccCCTGCTCCTTCCCTGctctttgtttctctcctttcttcatttcccaaaGAAAATCAGCCGAGGTGAGACAGACTCCACTGAGTTGGAGCTTTCGAGAACTTAGAGTTGGTGTCTCATCCTGCCCTCCCCTCATCCAGTCACCTCTGCTCCCTTTCTACGACTCCTACTAAAAAAACTCTCATGAGCCCTTAGTAAAAGGAATCAATCCCACACAAAGGCATAAAAACAGCCTGAGAGCTCATGTTCTAAGATACAATCAGGAAACAGGGGCAGTACTCATCTGAAGAATCATACAGAAGAAAATTGAAGTGGATTAGACTAAAAAGAGAAAGCAGAATTGAATATTTAAAGATTCCTCATTCCTGTGCTggccattttttttccattatgggCTAAGTGTGCAGGATGTGTGAGAGGagatttacaaataaagaaagcCAATAAAATGAAAGCTAGAACCCTGAAGTTGATGAGTATTGGAGGGTAGATTGGTAAAATTAGTCAGGGAATTAGATTCACAAATTTGGATCTGGGAAGAACTTTAAAGGTGAAGGTTCCACTATTTTAAAGATGGGCAGTcagatggagaaagaagaggtaaTTTGGGGAGTGGTGAAGCCAAGATGCAGAGAAAAGACAATGACTCACCTGAGTTCTCCCCCAAACACATACCAACACCTTTAAATAATGTCATAAAGACAATTCCTAAttcaacagaacccacaaaatgaTGGGATGAGATAATTTCCcagccaaagacaacttagaaggtgggcaagaaaggtctgttacaccagTTTGAGAGTGTTAtaccaattaataaatggtcaaaggatatgaacagaaaagCTTTCagataagaaattaaagctatatataatcatataaaaaatctccaaatcattattgattagagaaatgcaaattaaaacaactatgaggcatcacctcacacctataaaattgatgacaaaaatggaaaatgatcaatgttggagaggttgtgggagaattttagacattgatgcattgctggtggagtactgaacagatccaacctttatgaagaacaatgtggaactatgcccaaaaagcaagaaaaatgttcacaccctttgacccaacaattctaattctaggactaaatccagaaagaaattataaaaaagggaaaagtcctatatgttccaaaatattcatagcagctctttttgaagtggcaaagaattggaaattgaggggatgcccctcaattgggaatggctaaacaagttatggtacatgaatactatggaatattatgttctataaaaaaccataagtggtcagactctagagaagcatggaaagacttacaggatctgatgctgagcaaggggAACAGAACTAAGAGAGCAATGTATTcattaacagcattgtgagatgatcaaccttgatggaagcagctcttctcaacagttcagaaaGCTAAGATAGCTGTATTAAATTAGCTATGGACAATGGTATCCCtatccagtggaagaaaaaacaaaacaacacacacacacacacacacacacacacacacacacacacacaacccttcagaatttgatgaacactttataaaaatgatctcttatgaatctctttcccttaatcctaattcctcataccaaaaattactacatgtaaacatgtttttcaaaatatgtaatGTACAATGCCAaactgactgctgctgaggggaggggggatgggaagtgagggaggaaggaaattttgtaacaaaaatatacatatgaatgacaataaataaataagtttttttattttttaaatttaatatttatttattatcattttgtacagtgttttttatacattaataaaatattattgtttaagagtaaataaaatacctcctcccccccaaaaaaatatagactcacttgagtgataaagtaaaggggagacgaaaaaaattaaaattgaaattaaaaaacaatagtaataattgtaggtatggccaggtggcacagtggacagagcaccagctctggagccatgggcacccgagcccatatccagccccatacacccaacaatcacccagccatgtgccATACAAGCAACCCCAACCCCAGTGCCATGCATAaaccaaaagaagaagaa
This region includes:
- the FOXI1 gene encoding forkhead box protein I1, whose product is MSSFDLQAHSPPRCSPQFPNIGQEPPEMNIYYENFFHPQNIPSPQRPSGYDSSGDYGATPNPYLWLNGPAITPPPYLPGSNPGPFLPQSYGMQRQLLPNGLGATDLGWLPIPSQEELMKLVRPPYSYSALIAMAIHGAPDKRLTLSQIYQYVADNFPFYNKSKAGWQNSIRHNLSLNDCFKKVPRDEDDPGKGNYWTLDPNCEKMFDNGNFRRKRKRKSDVTSSTGSLTSEKSEDSLLSGSPKTTEPQDMLDSASPGSDRSPGKPSPPSPSGNPCFTGFLSTMTAYVSGSNTTGRSGGAPPGLSNESTEKMGQNFLSFNSFSPLPNIPSHGGGGDWSNSMPSNHLGYSGSVLNQFNSHFYNSINTNSILYPREGTEV